A genomic region of Vitreimonas flagellata contains the following coding sequences:
- a CDS encoding TetR/AcrR family transcriptional regulator, with translation MSRKLTTNHVAARAGVSIGTLYQYFASKQDILAALAQRRAGAVRDAIAETIIRKPDVSSVRPIVQALMNGFEGSPATRQTLLDAMFLRGGDSVLAQHHEAFLAAIAGRARLQVELTPESAFVLTHAPIALLRAAAAEPELGLDPARLEDELVRLMESYIGALVAARR, from the coding sequence GTGTCGAGAAAGCTGACGACCAATCACGTTGCCGCCCGCGCCGGCGTCAGCATCGGCACGCTCTACCAATATTTCGCCAGCAAGCAGGACATCCTGGCGGCCCTTGCCCAGCGGCGCGCCGGCGCCGTGCGCGACGCGATCGCTGAGACCATCATCCGCAAGCCGGACGTCAGCAGTGTCCGCCCCATCGTGCAGGCGCTGATGAACGGCTTCGAAGGTTCCCCCGCCACGCGACAAACTTTGCTCGACGCCATGTTCCTGCGCGGTGGCGATAGCGTGCTCGCGCAACACCATGAGGCGTTTCTCGCTGCAATCGCAGGTCGAGCGCGGCTGCAAGTCGAACTGACACCGGAATCCGCGTTCGTGCTGACGCACGCGCCGATCGCGCTTTTGCGCGCCGCGGCCGCGGAACCGGAACTCGGTCTCGATCCCGCACGCTTGGAAGATGAACTGGTCCGGCTGATGGAGAGCTACATCGGCGCATTGGTTGCCGCGCGGCGCTGA
- a CDS encoding phosphoglycolate phosphatase gives MDHDFCNVDGARRIKQRIEEYWRERGFNVEVKLVDAGFVAAMRSARTDVRSDMVNGFPTKRADNDDDRSSPSRRGLVGAA, from the coding sequence ATGGATCACGATTTCTGCAATGTTGACGGCGCGCGGCGCATCAAACAGCGGATCGAGGAATATTGGCGTGAGCGCGGCTTCAACGTCGAAGTGAAGCTCGTCGACGCGGGTTTTGTTGCGGCCATGCGCTCAGCGCGCACAGACGTGCGTAGCGACATGGTCAATGGCTTCCCCACGAAGCGCGCGGACAATGACGACGATCGCTCGTCCCCTAGCCGTCGCGGCTTGGTGGGCGCCGCGTAA
- the gph gene encoding phosphoglycolate phosphatase (PGP is an essential enzyme in the glycolate salvage pathway in higher organisms (photorespiration in plants). Phosphoglycolate results from the oxidase activity of RubisCO in the Calvin cycle when concentrations of carbon dioxide are low relative to oxygen. This enzyme is a member of the Haloacid Dehalogenase (HAD) superfamily of aspartate-nucleophile hydrolase enzymes (PF00702).), producing the protein MTIGELADATIVFDLDGTLVDSAPDLVRALNATLDLEGLPHTKLENVRRMVGRGARAMIERAAEFHGVTFGPERLDQLWAAFIEIYRADIATDSRPYPGILEALGQLANMGAKLSVCTNKRTELSNQLLDALDLSKWFSAVIGADAVTDKKPHPEHYRAAVERAGGTVRRSVMIGDTSIDVGAARAAGAPVIIVSFGYCDADADKLGADVVLDRYSELTPACRRLLAARP; encoded by the coding sequence ATGACCATCGGCGAATTGGCCGACGCCACCATTGTTTTCGACCTGGACGGCACGCTGGTGGACAGCGCGCCGGATTTGGTGCGCGCGCTCAACGCCACGTTGGACCTCGAAGGGCTGCCGCATACGAAACTGGAGAACGTTCGCCGGATGGTGGGCCGCGGCGCACGGGCGATGATCGAACGCGCGGCGGAATTCCACGGCGTGACTTTTGGGCCGGAGCGGCTCGATCAGCTCTGGGCCGCGTTCATCGAGATTTACCGCGCCGACATCGCAACGGATTCGCGGCCCTATCCCGGTATCCTCGAGGCGCTCGGTCAGCTCGCCAATATGGGCGCGAAGCTCTCCGTCTGCACGAACAAGCGCACCGAGCTCTCGAACCAGCTGCTCGACGCGCTCGATCTCAGCAAATGGTTTTCAGCCGTCATCGGTGCGGATGCGGTCACCGATAAGAAGCCGCATCCAGAGCATTATCGCGCCGCCGTTGAGCGTGCGGGCGGCACGGTGCGGCGATCAGTGATGATCGGCGATACGTCCATAGACGTCGGCGCGGCGCGCGCAGCTGGCGCGCCGGTCATCATCGTGAGTTTTGGATATTGCGACGCCGACGCCGATAAACTCGGCGCCGACGTCGTCTTAGATCGATATTCAGAACTTACGCCGGCCTGCCGCCGCCTTTTGGCGGCGCGCCCCTGA
- the glmU gene encoding bifunctional UDP-N-acetylglucosamine diphosphorylase/glucosamine-1-phosphate N-acetyltransferase GlmU — MSRARAAVILAAGQGTRMKSDLPKVLHQVGGRPMLDWAIASARGLGAERVIVVTGVHSPQVREHAAKLVGEGAVATQDPPLGTAHAVRAAEQALAGFDGDVVVLYADAPLVKSESLAAMFALREAKGGMAVLGFTAPNPFGYGRLITDSEGRLQRIVEEKDATPEERAITLCNSGVLCADAKALFQLLSMVKNENAKGEYYLTDVVGLGRSAGFFTHIVEGEEAEVLGVNSRVELAEAEAAFQRRRRRAAMESGVTMIDPNSVFFSHDTEIANDVVIEPNVYFGAGVKIGKGARIKAFCHIEGADIGEGAQIGPSARLRPGTKLGAQVKIGNFVEIKNSTFGPKAQASHLTYVGDADVGARANLGCGAITCNYDGFDKYRTTIGEGAFIGSDTALVAPVTIGKGAYTGTGSVITKDVPDGALGVGRARQVNIDGWADKNRAKKQKAKDVK; from the coding sequence ATGAGCCGAGCGCGGGCGGCGGTGATTTTGGCGGCGGGCCAGGGCACGCGGATGAAGTCCGACTTGCCCAAAGTGCTGCATCAGGTCGGCGGGCGGCCAATGCTGGATTGGGCGATTGCGTCGGCTCGAGGCTTGGGCGCGGAGCGGGTGATTGTCGTCACCGGCGTGCACTCGCCGCAAGTGCGCGAGCACGCGGCCAAGCTCGTCGGTGAAGGTGCCGTTGCGACACAGGATCCGCCGCTTGGCACCGCGCACGCCGTGCGCGCGGCCGAACAAGCGCTCGCCGGCTTCGACGGCGATGTTGTCGTGCTCTATGCCGATGCGCCTTTGGTGAAATCGGAAAGCCTGGCGGCGATGTTTGCGCTGCGCGAAGCGAAGGGCGGCATGGCCGTGTTGGGCTTCACCGCGCCGAACCCGTTCGGCTACGGTCGTCTTATCACCGACTCCGAAGGCCGCTTGCAGCGCATCGTCGAAGAAAAAGACGCAACGCCGGAGGAGCGCGCCATTACGCTCTGCAATTCCGGCGTGCTCTGCGCGGACGCCAAGGCGCTCTTCCAATTGCTCTCGATGGTGAAGAACGAAAACGCCAAGGGCGAATACTATCTAACTGATGTGGTTGGACTCGGCCGCTCCGCCGGCTTCTTCACGCACATCGTCGAGGGCGAGGAAGCCGAAGTGCTCGGCGTCAACTCACGCGTCGAGCTCGCGGAGGCGGAAGCCGCGTTCCAGCGTCGCCGCCGTCGCGCTGCGATGGAATCCGGCGTGACGATGATTGATCCGAACAGTGTGTTCTTCAGCCACGACACCGAGATCGCGAACGACGTGGTGATTGAGCCGAACGTCTATTTCGGCGCGGGCGTTAAAATCGGCAAAGGCGCGCGCATCAAAGCGTTCTGCCACATCGAAGGCGCGGATATCGGTGAGGGCGCACAGATTGGCCCGTCCGCCCGCTTGCGCCCCGGCACAAAGCTCGGCGCTCAGGTGAAGATCGGCAACTTCGTAGAGATCAAGAATTCCACGTTTGGCCCGAAAGCGCAGGCGAGCCATCTCACGTACGTGGGCGACGCCGACGTTGGCGCGCGCGCCAATCTCGGCTGCGGCGCGATCACCTGCAATTACGACGGCTTCGACAAATATCGCACCACGATCGGCGAAGGCGCCTTCATCGGCTCGGACACGGCCCTCGTCGCGCCCGTCACCATCGGCAAAGGCGCCTATACCGGCACGGGCAGCGTCATCACCAAGGACGTTCCCGACGGCGCGCTTGGCGTTGGCCGCGCCCGGCAAGTGAATATCGACGGCTGGGCCGATAAGAACCGCGCGAAGAAGCAGAAGGCGAAGGATGTGAAATGA
- the rpiA gene encoding ribose-5-phosphate isomerase RpiA, which produces MSDSDLAKFNAAQAALAYIKDGMVVGLGTGSTSAHFVRLLGDKVRQGLRVKGVPTSEATRNLAEQVGVPLLEISQVTSIDVDVDGADEIDPQFRLVKGGGGALLREKIVAAASKRVVVIADASKWVETLGAFPLPVEVTRFGFALTAQRIKEALQATGCEGVEVALRVSGKANEPVITDGGNYIIDAHAKRIPDANVLAAALQQIAGVVEHGIFIGLAHVVILGKAKGAEVKEL; this is translated from the coding sequence ATGAGCGATTCAGACCTCGCCAAATTCAACGCTGCACAAGCGGCGCTTGCGTACATCAAGGACGGCATGGTGGTCGGTCTCGGCACCGGCTCGACGTCAGCGCATTTCGTGCGGTTGCTGGGCGACAAGGTGCGCCAGGGCTTGCGCGTAAAGGGCGTGCCGACGTCGGAAGCGACGCGCAATCTGGCTGAGCAGGTGGGCGTGCCGCTGCTGGAGATCAGTCAAGTCACCTCGATCGATGTCGATGTGGACGGCGCCGATGAAATCGATCCGCAATTCCGCTTGGTCAAGGGCGGCGGCGGGGCGTTGCTTCGCGAGAAGATCGTGGCGGCGGCGTCCAAGCGCGTGGTAGTGATCGCCGACGCGAGCAAATGGGTCGAAACGCTTGGGGCATTTCCGCTGCCCGTGGAAGTCACCCGCTTCGGCTTTGCGCTGACAGCGCAGCGTATCAAGGAAGCGCTGCAAGCAACGGGCTGCGAGGGCGTTGAAGTCGCGCTCCGCGTTTCCGGCAAGGCCAACGAGCCGGTGATCACGGATGGCGGCAATTACATCATCGACGCGCACGCCAAGCGCATCCCCGACGCCAACGTGCTCGCCGCAGCGCTTCAGCAGATCGCCGGCGTGGTCGAGCACGGTATTTTCATTGGCCTCGCGCATGTCGTTATCCTCGGCAAAGCCAAAGGTGCAGAGGTGAAGGAGCTCTGA
- a CDS encoding NADP-dependent oxidoreductase translates to MARSTRRIVLAAPARGLPTAETFRLESADLPDTLAPGQVLTRTIYCSADPGTRARLSDGPSYAPPLRAGDTIDGFCVGEVIESANEKFAPGEVVALGGGWAEHVLFPGRGYIQKIPHRRVPLSYWIGVLGVPGMTAWFGLKRVAAIKPGDRVLVTSAAGPVGATAGQIAKASGATRVVGVASGADKAAWLREAGFDDVVDYKAVSDLGAALRAASPDGHDILFDNVGNAMIDAVLPLMRMGGRVVVSGQTADYNTPYDQAPALHNTRYFIASRLRMEGLVVFDDLRAFPAAQEELCGMIEAGAVKVREHKYQGLKVAPGAFIDLFQGSAFGRRIIQVGEEPR, encoded by the coding sequence ATGGCGCGCAGTACGCGACGTATTGTTCTGGCCGCGCCCGCGCGCGGATTGCCGACGGCCGAGACTTTCCGGCTGGAAAGCGCGGACCTGCCGGACACGCTTGCGCCCGGACAAGTGCTGACGCGCACGATCTATTGCTCCGCCGATCCCGGCACACGCGCGCGCCTCTCCGATGGCCCGAGCTACGCGCCGCCGCTGCGCGCGGGGGACACGATCGACGGTTTCTGCGTCGGTGAAGTGATCGAAAGCGCCAATGAGAAATTTGCGCCGGGCGAGGTCGTGGCGCTTGGCGGCGGCTGGGCCGAGCATGTGCTCTTCCCCGGTCGCGGCTACATTCAGAAGATTCCGCACCGCCGCGTGCCGCTCTCCTATTGGATCGGCGTGCTCGGCGTGCCGGGCATGACGGCGTGGTTCGGCTTGAAGCGGGTCGCTGCGATCAAGCCGGGCGATCGTGTGCTGGTGACGTCAGCCGCTGGGCCGGTTGGCGCAACAGCTGGGCAGATCGCGAAAGCGTCCGGCGCCACGCGCGTCGTTGGTGTCGCATCAGGCGCGGATAAAGCGGCGTGGCTGCGCGAAGCCGGGTTTGACGACGTGGTCGACTACAAAGCCGTGAGCGATCTTGGCGCAGCGCTCCGCGCCGCGTCACCTGACGGCCACGACATCCTGTTCGACAATGTCGGCAACGCGATGATTGATGCGGTGCTGCCGCTGATGCGCATGGGTGGGCGTGTCGTCGTGTCGGGGCAGACTGCGGACTACAACACGCCCTACGATCAAGCGCCGGCGCTGCACAATACGCGCTATTTCATCGCCAGCCGCCTCCGCATGGAAGGCCTCGTCGTGTTCGATGATCTGCGCGCGTTTCCGGCGGCGCAGGAAGAATTGTGCGGCATGATTGAAGCGGGCGCCGTCAAGGTGCGCGAGCACAAATACCAAGGCCTCAAAGTAGCGCCGGGTGCATTCATCGATCTTTTCCAAGGTTCGGCGTTCGGCCGGCGCATTATTCAAGTGGGCGAAGAACCACGTTAG
- a CDS encoding acyl-CoA dehydrogenase family protein, which produces MSEWVERARALKGEIEGARAAMDSARRLPDDLAAAFAKAGLYKLCVPKAFGGGEVAPQELAETLEALAEVDASAAWCVMIGATTGALAAYLAHDVAQEIFGPADAIVTGAYAPMGRAVRDGETYRVSGQWKWNSGGQNSTWLLGGCLLMENGAPQKGADGVPLMRMMLTPARNVSFIDTWHTGGLWGTGSGDMAMKDVAIPAAHTVSLTDDKPHVASPLYAFPVFGLLALGIAAVASGNAKGALAEFAAVASGKRMPNGRTLAERGVTQAMYAQAYADYSAARAFLFAEIASAWSEAQQGATIGLAQRARLRLAATHLVRTSADVVRQVQDFAGGASVFLSDPLHRRVRDAQTATAHIMIAPPTYELSGRVLLGGDATTAEL; this is translated from the coding sequence ATGAGCGAGTGGGTGGAGCGTGCGCGCGCGCTCAAAGGCGAGATCGAAGGCGCACGCGCCGCGATGGATTCTGCACGGCGCTTGCCGGATGACCTCGCCGCCGCGTTCGCGAAAGCTGGACTCTACAAACTCTGTGTACCGAAGGCCTTCGGCGGCGGCGAAGTGGCGCCACAGGAATTGGCTGAAACCTTGGAAGCGCTCGCCGAGGTCGACGCATCGGCCGCGTGGTGTGTGATGATCGGCGCGACGACGGGCGCACTTGCCGCCTATCTCGCTCACGATGTCGCGCAAGAAATCTTCGGTCCCGCCGATGCGATCGTCACCGGCGCTTACGCGCCAATGGGCCGTGCTGTGCGCGACGGCGAGACCTATCGTGTCAGTGGTCAATGGAAATGGAATAGCGGTGGCCAGAATTCGACTTGGCTGCTTGGCGGTTGCCTGCTGATGGAAAACGGCGCGCCACAGAAGGGTGCGGACGGTGTGCCGCTGATGCGCATGATGCTGACACCGGCGCGCAATGTGAGCTTTATCGATACGTGGCACACGGGCGGTCTTTGGGGCACGGGCAGTGGCGACATGGCAATGAAGGATGTCGCCATCCCTGCTGCGCACACCGTCTCGCTGACGGATGACAAGCCGCACGTCGCCTCGCCGCTTTACGCGTTCCCTGTGTTTGGCTTGCTCGCTCTCGGCATCGCGGCCGTGGCGAGCGGCAACGCGAAGGGCGCGCTCGCCGAATTCGCGGCTGTCGCGTCAGGCAAGCGCATGCCGAACGGCCGCACGCTCGCCGAGCGTGGCGTGACGCAGGCGATGTATGCGCAAGCTTATGCGGACTACAGCGCGGCGCGCGCGTTCTTGTTTGCGGAGATTGCGTCCGCCTGGAGCGAAGCCCAGCAGGGCGCGACGATCGGCCTGGCGCAGCGCGCCCGCTTACGTCTCGCCGCCACGCATTTGGTGCGCACATCGGCGGACGTCGTGCGTCAGGTTCAGGATTTCGCTGGTGGCGCCAGCGTATTCTTGAGCGACCCGCTGCACCGCCGTGTGCGCGATGCACAAACCGCCACCGCGCACATCATGATCGCGCCGCCCACCTACGAACTCAGCGGCCGCGTATTGCTCGGCGGTGACGCGACGACAGCGGAGCTTTAG
- a CDS encoding SET domain-containing protein, translated as MTTRKSYIPGDFKLRVGRSATGLGLYADGPIPKGACIIEYTGVEITKQQEEKSRSKYLFEINSKKTIDGAPRWNTARYINHSCRANCEPNIHKGRVFIHALRNIKPGEELNYDYGKNYFNQYLKDICACPKCAAKRTAAAAAKASVKKVVKKKTTTKKAANKKAKATTTKKKAATKRA; from the coding sequence ATGACGACTAGAAAGTCTTACATCCCCGGTGATTTCAAATTGCGCGTGGGCCGGTCGGCCACGGGGCTCGGCCTCTACGCCGACGGGCCAATCCCGAAGGGCGCCTGCATAATTGAATACACGGGCGTAGAGATCACCAAGCAGCAGGAAGAGAAGAGCCGCTCCAAATATCTCTTCGAGATTAACTCCAAGAAGACGATCGACGGCGCGCCGCGTTGGAACACCGCGCGCTACATCAATCATTCGTGCCGCGCTAATTGCGAGCCCAACATTCACAAGGGCCGTGTGTTCATCCACGCGCTGCGCAACATCAAGCCGGGCGAAGAGCTCAACTACGATTACGGCAAGAATTATTTCAATCAGTACCTGAAGGACATCTGCGCCTGCCCGAAATGCGCGGCCAAGCGCACGGCCGCAGCGGCCGCGAAAGCTTCGGTGAAAAAAGTCGTGAAAAAGAAAACCACGACCAAGAAGGCCGCCAACAAGAAAGCCAAAGCGACAACCACGAAAAAGAAGGCCGCGACGAAGCGAGCCTAA
- a CDS encoding putative quinol monooxygenase, translated as MTLPTSKLQRRNVLAAGFGLCASYALAACASEDGMYGLIGKMIAKPGQREALARLLLGGTQSMPGCRSYIIAADPSDETAIWITEVWDSEADHNASLQLPEVQAAMREARPLIDGFGERFVTTPLGGVGLG; from the coding sequence ATGACGCTGCCCACTTCAAAGCTTCAGCGTAGAAACGTGTTGGCGGCCGGTTTCGGCCTCTGCGCGAGTTATGCGCTCGCGGCCTGCGCTTCGGAGGACGGCATGTACGGCCTGATCGGCAAGATGATCGCCAAGCCTGGCCAACGTGAGGCGCTCGCGCGTCTGTTGCTGGGGGGCACGCAATCCATGCCGGGCTGCCGCTCCTACATCATTGCGGCCGATCCAAGCGACGAAACCGCGATCTGGATCACCGAGGTCTGGGACAGCGAAGCCGATCACAACGCCTCATTGCAATTGCCGGAGGTGCAGGCCGCCATGCGTGAGGCGCGGCCTCTGATCGACGGCTTCGGCGAGCGCTTCGTCACCACGCCGCTCGGAGGCGTTGGCCTTGGCTGA
- a CDS encoding glycosyltransferase family 25 protein, protein MAEHPSQRFNAQVFTQVINLDRSTDRLETVSAYLKAAGLEYTRFSAVEGRKLDMNEPGMRQLVDVKKWMRRHHRNPTPADIGCYLSHYYAIQAFLAQDKPYGLIFEDDAAFGPDFIPFVTHALNDPNEWDILKLHARHPGPMVTRRDYGDGVKLCSFVARHAGTTCYMINRRAGERMLKHLIPAVRMIDWACDQGHLMHVRVRTLAPMIVGLQAVATTRDTGVSRKRSWIEKQTDRPILPRWQLPFRRVWDELHRVSYTLFADGGLAAMLFGPKR, encoded by the coding sequence TTGGCTGAACACCCAAGCCAGCGCTTCAACGCGCAAGTGTTTACCCAAGTCATCAACCTCGATCGCAGCACCGATCGGTTGGAGACGGTGTCCGCTTATCTCAAAGCGGCGGGGCTTGAGTACACGCGCTTCTCAGCCGTCGAAGGTCGCAAGCTCGATATGAACGAGCCGGGGATGCGCCAGCTGGTCGACGTGAAGAAGTGGATGCGCCGCCACCACCGCAACCCGACGCCCGCCGACATCGGTTGCTATCTAAGTCATTATTACGCGATCCAAGCGTTTCTCGCGCAGGACAAACCGTACGGCTTGATCTTCGAAGACGACGCCGCCTTTGGCCCGGATTTCATCCCGTTCGTCACGCATGCGCTGAATGACCCAAATGAATGGGATATTCTGAAGTTGCACGCGCGCCACCCCGGCCCGATGGTGACACGCCGTGACTATGGCGACGGTGTAAAACTCTGCTCGTTCGTCGCCCGGCACGCCGGCACCACCTGTTACATGATCAATCGCCGCGCCGGCGAGCGGATGCTGAAGCACCTCATTCCGGCCGTGCGCATGATCGATTGGGCCTGCGATCAGGGCCATCTCATGCATGTGCGCGTGCGTACGCTGGCGCCGATGATCGTTGGCCTGCAGGCTGTAGCGACGACGCGCGACACCGGCGTGTCGCGCAAGCGCTCATGGATCGAGAAGCAGACCGATCGCCCGATCCTGCCGCGTTGGCAGCTGCCGTTCCGCCGCGTGTGGGACGAGCTGCATCGCGTCAGCTACACGCTGTTCGCCGACGGTGGTTTGGCTGCGATGCTGTTCGGGCCGAAGCGCTAA
- the sppA gene encoding signal peptide peptidase SppA gives MKQFLITVGGVLVGLLLFLFIGPIILIGALSSMAQPPAQPSHMVLSLDLREEMTDQRPASPFAALGGGNALLDILARIESARTDDAVKGLFIRGNTAGMSASQAEELRAAIASFRQSGKFVVAHLQTDGVRMSMPGYMAVADADEVWLQEASEFMPMGLSAEVTFLAGTLQRYHMQAQFEQREDYKNAPNTITQRTFTPAHREATLSLMNGIYDNMLVNIAADRGITPAQARAAVESTPFTAQRARELNLVDQFGRPEEAERAALARAENEDAEIVDIHEYRPRPQTSGRVIAVVQGEGAIVSGPPEDAFFGDDETMNSDRIARALLDASDDEDVAAIVFRVSSPGGSVVASDQILAALRTAQERGKRVVISMGDVAASGGYYVSTHADEIVASPSTITGSIGVFGGKLIIGPALEHYLSTNTETITVGSPMVEMFTSERPFNQAERAAFAGFIDRTYATFIGLVAEGREMTPEQARAVAGGRVWTGQQARERGLVDHLGGFSVAVARARALAGIGEDEQVQLRYFPVAEDPFKSLGRLFGASSESVETLVAINALLSDPRMQRTLAAVREEDANVRAEADAMTIR, from the coding sequence GTGAAGCAATTTCTGATCACCGTCGGCGGCGTACTCGTCGGCCTTCTGCTCTTCCTGTTCATCGGCCCGATCATTTTGATCGGTGCGCTGTCCTCGATGGCGCAGCCGCCCGCGCAGCCCTCGCACATGGTGCTCTCACTCGATCTTCGCGAAGAGATGACCGACCAGCGTCCCGCCAGCCCGTTTGCAGCACTCGGCGGCGGCAACGCGTTGCTCGACATCCTTGCCCGCATCGAATCCGCCCGTACGGACGATGCAGTGAAGGGCCTCTTCATCCGCGGCAACACTGCGGGCATGTCGGCCTCGCAAGCTGAAGAACTGCGCGCAGCGATCGCCAGTTTCCGCCAATCCGGCAAGTTCGTGGTCGCGCACTTGCAGACGGACGGCGTGCGCATGTCGATGCCGGGCTACATGGCCGTCGCCGACGCCGACGAAGTCTGGCTGCAGGAAGCCAGCGAATTCATGCCGATGGGTTTGTCGGCCGAAGTCACGTTCCTCGCCGGCACGCTGCAGCGCTATCACATGCAAGCGCAGTTCGAGCAGCGCGAAGATTATAAGAACGCACCGAACACGATCACGCAGCGCACGTTCACGCCCGCGCACCGCGAAGCCACGCTCTCGCTGATGAACGGCATCTACGATAACATGCTGGTCAACATCGCGGCGGACCGTGGCATCACGCCAGCGCAAGCGCGCGCGGCGGTCGAATCCACACCATTCACGGCGCAGCGCGCACGTGAGCTGAACCTAGTCGATCAATTCGGTCGCCCGGAAGAAGCCGAGCGCGCCGCTCTGGCCCGCGCGGAAAACGAGGACGCAGAAATCGTCGACATCCACGAATATCGGCCGCGCCCGCAAACCAGCGGCCGTGTGATCGCCGTGGTTCAAGGCGAGGGCGCGATCGTCTCAGGCCCGCCGGAAGACGCCTTCTTCGGCGACGACGAAACCATGAACAGCGACCGCATCGCGCGCGCATTGCTCGACGCCTCGGATGACGAAGACGTCGCAGCGATCGTCTTCCGCGTCTCGAGCCCCGGCGGTTCGGTGGTCGCGTCGGATCAGATCCTTGCGGCGCTGCGCACTGCGCAGGAGCGCGGCAAGCGCGTCGTCATCTCGATGGGCGATGTGGCGGCGTCAGGCGGCTATTACGTCTCCACGCACGCCGATGAAATCGTCGCCTCGCCCTCGACCATCACGGGCTCGATCGGCGTGTTCGGCGGCAAGCTCATCATTGGCCCTGCACTGGAGCACTATCTCTCCACCAACACCGAGACGATTACGGTCGGATCGCCGATGGTGGAGATGTTCACCAGTGAGCGTCCATTCAACCAGGCCGAACGCGCCGCCTTCGCCGGCTTTATCGACCGGACCTACGCGACCTTCATAGGTCTCGTCGCCGAAGGCCGCGAGATGACGCCGGAGCAAGCGCGCGCCGTCGCCGGTGGTCGTGTCTGGACGGGCCAACAAGCGCGGGAGCGCGGCCTCGTCGATCACCTTGGCGGCTTCTCGGTGGCTGTGGCGCGTGCGCGTGCGCTGGCCGGCATCGGCGAAGATGAGCAGGTGCAGCTGCGCTACTTCCCGGTGGCGGAAGATCCGTTCAAGTCGCTCGGGCGCTTGTTCGGCGCGTCGTCAGAGAGCGTTGAGACGCTGGTCGCCATCAACGCGCTACTCTCTGACCCGCGCATGCAGCGCACGCTGGCCGCTGTGCGTGAGGAAGACGCCAACGTCCGCGCGGAAGCGGACGCCATGACGATCCGCTGA
- the purQ gene encoding phosphoribosylformylglycinamidine synthase subunit PurQ, with amino-acid sequence MKSAVIVFPGSNCDRDAARALERITGKPASMVWHKDTALPEGLDLVVLPGGFSYGDYLRSGAMAAKSPVMREVIAHAERGGLVLGICNGFQVLTETRLLPGALARNAGLKFACKDVPLAIDNCNTAFTRAYRETRETEIPIAHGDGRFVADDATLDRIEGEGRVVFRYIDNPNGSARDIAGIINDRGNVMGMMPHPERASDPVLGRIGGRAVFESLMEAA; translated from the coding sequence ATGAAATCAGCTGTCATCGTGTTTCCGGGGTCCAATTGCGACCGCGACGCCGCACGCGCTCTGGAGCGCATTACCGGCAAGCCCGCCTCCATGGTCTGGCACAAGGACACAGCGTTGCCCGAAGGGCTCGATCTCGTTGTACTGCCGGGCGGCTTCTCTTACGGCGACTATCTCCGCTCCGGCGCGATGGCGGCAAAGAGCCCAGTGATGCGCGAAGTGATCGCGCACGCTGAGCGCGGCGGTTTGGTGCTCGGCATCTGCAACGGCTTCCAAGTGCTGACCGAAACGCGCCTGCTGCCAGGTGCTCTCGCTCGCAATGCAGGCCTCAAGTTTGCCTGCAAGGACGTGCCGCTCGCCATCGACAATTGCAACACGGCCTTCACACGCGCCTATCGCGAAACGCGCGAGACCGAAATCCCGATCGCGCACGGCGACGGCCGCTTCGTTGCTGACGATGCAACGCTCGACCGTATCGAGGGCGAGGGCCGCGTCGTTTTCCGTTACATCGACAATCCGAATGGCTCGGCGCGCGACATCGCCGGCATCATCAATGATCGCGGCAATGTCATGGGCATGATGCCCCACCCGGAACGCGCCTCCGACCCGGTGCTCGGCCGCATCGGCGGCCGTGCTGTGTTTGAAAGCCTGATGGAAGCGGCATGA